The Haloprofundus salinisoli genome includes a region encoding these proteins:
- a CDS encoding SprT-like domain-containing protein, translated as MDAIDTSYYAIDATASVTEFLAVSKLYAREVVEHYGLTASVSDLEWTVSKRAKRRAGAVTYRDGVPKSVSLTWEFFETHGWEATAETIRHELIHVHLLNEAGDGSHGDRFRELADELDTHVHCERFAEPNWWIRCDACGTELARYRRSKLVDEVDSYRCGNCGGGLRAIENAEKGR; from the coding sequence ATGGACGCCATCGATACCTCCTACTACGCGATAGACGCAACGGCGTCGGTAACGGAGTTTCTCGCCGTCTCGAAGCTGTACGCCCGCGAAGTCGTCGAGCACTACGGGCTCACAGCCTCGGTCAGTGACCTGGAGTGGACGGTGAGCAAGCGGGCGAAGCGGCGAGCGGGTGCGGTCACCTACCGCGACGGAGTACCGAAGTCCGTCTCACTGACGTGGGAGTTCTTCGAGACGCACGGGTGGGAGGCGACCGCCGAGACGATTCGCCACGAACTCATCCACGTCCATCTACTCAACGAAGCGGGCGACGGCTCCCACGGCGACCGATTTCGGGAACTCGCTGACGAACTCGACACGCACGTCCACTGCGAGCGATTCGCCGAACCGAACTGGTGGATACGCTGTGACGCCTGCGGAACCGAGCTCGCCCGATACCGACGGTCGAAACTCGTCGACGAGGTCGACTCGTATCGGTGCGGCAACTGTGGCGGCGGACTTCGGGCGATCGAAAATGCGGAAAAGGGGCGATAA
- a CDS encoding FAD-dependent oxidoreductase, whose product MSDTETSAVQSDDCDYDVVVVGGGPAGCSAGVFTARYGLDTLVFDRGRSSLQRCAHLENYLGFPAGIGIETLYSLMHDHVEEAGCTLVSDLVESVTRRDAGEGFVVDPQEGNAVTARRVVAATRYDGSYLRPLDDGMFVESEHGGEPDEEFDRSYADADGSTPVAGLYVTSPSEESDRQAIIAAGRGARVALTLIEDLRRERGYFGDVAKPYDWVRRTAELTDEWADPERWREYLDAQRPDEHDVDASRWTELREAEIERRLDAYVSDETIDTRDERSQRRLLDHVDDELILERARELDAS is encoded by the coding sequence ATGAGTGACACTGAGACGTCGGCGGTCCAGTCCGACGACTGCGACTACGACGTCGTCGTCGTCGGTGGCGGCCCGGCGGGCTGTTCGGCGGGCGTCTTCACCGCTCGCTACGGCCTCGACACGCTCGTGTTCGACCGCGGTCGGTCCTCCTTACAGCGGTGCGCACACCTGGAGAACTATCTCGGGTTTCCCGCGGGCATCGGTATCGAGACGCTGTACAGCCTGATGCACGACCACGTCGAAGAAGCCGGGTGCACGCTCGTTTCTGACCTCGTGGAGTCGGTGACTCGGAGAGACGCCGGCGAAGGGTTCGTCGTCGACCCGCAGGAAGGCAACGCCGTCACCGCGAGACGAGTCGTCGCTGCGACGCGGTACGACGGCTCGTATCTTCGACCACTCGACGACGGCATGTTCGTCGAGAGCGAGCACGGCGGCGAGCCCGACGAGGAGTTCGACCGCTCGTACGCCGACGCCGACGGGTCGACGCCAGTCGCGGGTCTGTACGTCACCTCTCCGTCCGAAGAGTCGGACCGACAGGCGATTATCGCCGCCGGTCGCGGTGCCCGCGTCGCACTGACGTTAATCGAGGACCTCCGGCGTGAGCGCGGTTACTTCGGCGACGTCGCAAAACCGTACGATTGGGTCCGTCGGACCGCCGAACTCACCGACGAGTGGGCCGACCCCGAGCGATGGCGCGAGTATCTGGACGCACAGCGACCCGACGAGCACGACGTCGACGCGTCGCGCTGGACCGAGTTACGCGAAGCCGAAATCGAGCGTCGGCTCGATGCGTACGTCTCCGACGAAACGATTGATACGCGGGACGAACGAAGTCAACGTCGACTTCTCGACCACGTCGACGACGAGTTGATTCTGGAACGCGCCCGCGAACTCGACGCGTCCTAA
- the corA gene encoding magnesium/cobalt transporter CorA, with protein sequence MSLHAMVYTADGVERYDDIDSALSATGETWVHADGLESSEIQALKDRFGIHQLAVEDVLREQTRPKVAEYDTHSFVLLKTAQLSQRDDIQFHKEVRTQPVGFFIGQEWLVTMSTSDIDVVDLSATQWTRNGRRFADRGTDFLAYRIVDAIVEQYYGVLDEIEDDIEAVEERVLETPDPQMLGVLNDVRRDLLAFRKVTWPAREALSSLSRGDIPEVAERNEKYFRDVHDQLIQVVDLIETYRDLTSGSRDIYLNAVSQSTNEVMRTLTVVATIFIPLTFVVGVYGMNFADTPYAMPELYWTYGYPATMLGMGLLAGIMLVHFRRHGWI encoded by the coding sequence ATGAGTCTGCACGCGATGGTGTACACGGCAGACGGCGTCGAGCGCTACGACGATATCGACTCGGCGCTCTCGGCGACCGGCGAGACGTGGGTTCACGCCGACGGCCTCGAGTCGAGCGAGATACAGGCGCTCAAAGATCGCTTCGGCATCCACCAGCTCGCCGTTGAGGACGTTTTACGCGAGCAGACACGGCCGAAAGTCGCAGAGTACGACACTCACTCGTTCGTCTTACTGAAGACAGCACAACTCAGCCAGCGCGACGACATCCAGTTCCACAAAGAGGTCAGAACCCAGCCCGTCGGGTTCTTCATCGGCCAGGAGTGGTTGGTGACGATGTCGACGTCCGACATCGACGTCGTCGACCTCTCGGCGACGCAGTGGACGAGGAACGGTCGTCGGTTCGCGGACAGGGGGACGGACTTTCTCGCCTACCGAATCGTGGACGCGATCGTCGAGCAGTACTACGGCGTGCTCGACGAGATCGAAGACGACATCGAAGCGGTCGAAGAGCGCGTGTTGGAGACGCCCGACCCGCAGATGCTGGGGGTGTTGAACGACGTCCGCCGCGACCTCCTCGCGTTTCGGAAAGTCACCTGGCCCGCCCGCGAAGCGCTCTCGTCGCTCTCTCGGGGAGACATCCCGGAAGTCGCCGAACGGAACGAGAAGTACTTCCGGGACGTCCACGACCAACTCATCCAGGTGGTCGACCTCATCGAGACCTACCGCGACCTCACGAGCGGCTCCAGAGACATCTATCTCAACGCCGTCTCGCAGTCGACGAACGAGGTGATGCGGACGCTCACCGTCGTCGCCACGATCTTCATCCCGCTCACGTTCGTCGTCGGCGTCTACGGGATGAACTTCGCCGACACGCCGTACGCGATGCCGGAGCTCTACTGGACGTACGGCTATCCGGCGACGATGCTCGGAATGGGGCTCCTCGCCGGCATCATGCTCGTCCACTTCCGTCGCCACGGATGGATCTGA
- a CDS encoding haloacid dehalogenase type II: MTFDAERVSTVTFDSYSTLVDVDAAEQALAERVDDPEPVSKLWRSRSLEYTFVANQTDAYQPFYEMNRDALQYALDAYDADIGTDERDEILAVYHELDVFDDVRDGIERLRDGGYDCYVVSNGNPEMLDSMVAHAGIGDLLEDTISADEIRTFKPAADLYRHAAGRAGTPIDEIVHVTAGWFDVMGAKHAGMQSAWVDRKGSPWETFGGEPDLTIETFFELADALDV; encoded by the coding sequence ATGACGTTTGATGCCGAGCGGGTGTCGACGGTGACGTTCGACTCGTACAGCACGCTGGTAGACGTCGACGCCGCCGAGCAGGCGTTGGCCGAACGGGTCGACGACCCGGAACCGGTATCGAAACTCTGGCGGTCGCGATCGCTCGAATACACGTTCGTCGCTAACCAGACCGACGCCTACCAGCCGTTCTACGAGATGAACAGGGATGCTCTGCAGTACGCGCTCGACGCCTACGACGCCGACATCGGCACCGACGAGCGCGACGAAATTCTCGCGGTGTACCACGAACTGGATGTGTTCGACGACGTCAGAGACGGTATCGAACGGCTGCGCGACGGCGGCTACGACTGCTACGTCGTCTCGAACGGCAACCCGGAGATGCTCGATTCGATGGTCGCCCACGCCGGCATCGGCGACCTCCTGGAAGACACCATCAGTGCCGACGAGATACGGACGTTCAAACCCGCCGCCGACCTGTACAGACACGCCGCGGGCCGGGCTGGAACGCCGATCGACGAGATCGTCCACGTGACCGCCGGCTGGTTCGACGTCATGGGGGCGAAACACGCCGGGATGCAGAGCGCCTGGGTCGACCGCAAGGGGTCGCCGTGGGAGACGTTCGGCGGAGAACCCGATCTCACTATCGAGACGTTCTTCGAGTTGGCAGACGCACTCGACGTCTGA
- a CDS encoding ABC transporter substrate-binding protein: MRRNTEAHRSPTRREYVKYGGTVLFGGLLAGCTGDSTSDAEPANAENQTQTAGTEPAATTAEGGSYTVSMSPVGEVTFESPPETVFTRLTHHADMAFALGRGDGVTAMHAPDYYDALWNQFVERLPGVSLDWSGLYSSWEPTKEKLYELDNDVHLADPASVFQLGSWSMADIEEIRDTISPWFGNSLSDRHQDPPTEWADRYQYYGLWEQFEKVAQAFKEEARFRALDSVRQEMLNTFADGLPAASERPTVVMVGASDLEQDIYAYTLDNPGFLTAHTRPLGPHDAFDGTVESGSTVDFETLLEADPDVMLFLGGMQPGTSMPDLRSTLESHPVGSEITAVKNGRLHPQGARYQGPILNLFQLEMTAKQLYPEQFGTWPTYEDGPYPEIPEDEQLFDRQRVADVINGNVGDE; the protein is encoded by the coding sequence ATGAGACGGAACACGGAGGCTCATCGCAGCCCGACCCGCCGCGAATACGTCAAGTACGGCGGTACGGTACTCTTCGGTGGACTCCTCGCGGGGTGTACTGGAGACTCCACATCCGACGCCGAACCGGCGAACGCCGAGAATCAGACACAGACTGCAGGGACGGAACCGGCGGCCACGACCGCCGAAGGCGGTTCGTATACGGTGTCGATGTCGCCGGTCGGCGAAGTCACGTTCGAGTCGCCGCCCGAAACGGTGTTCACTCGGCTCACTCATCACGCGGACATGGCCTTCGCACTCGGCCGTGGCGACGGGGTCACCGCGATGCACGCGCCCGACTACTACGATGCGCTCTGGAACCAGTTCGTCGAGCGACTGCCCGGCGTCTCTCTCGATTGGTCGGGGCTGTACTCCTCGTGGGAGCCGACGAAAGAGAAACTGTACGAACTCGACAACGACGTACATCTCGCCGATCCTGCGTCAGTGTTCCAGCTCGGGAGCTGGAGCATGGCCGACATAGAAGAGATTCGCGATACCATCTCGCCGTGGTTCGGGAACTCGCTGAGCGACCGCCATCAGGACCCACCCACGGAGTGGGCCGACAGGTACCAGTACTACGGACTGTGGGAACAGTTCGAGAAGGTCGCGCAGGCGTTCAAGGAGGAAGCTCGGTTTCGAGCGCTCGACTCGGTTCGCCAAGAGATGTTGAACACGTTTGCGGACGGACTCCCGGCAGCGTCGGAGCGGCCGACGGTCGTAATGGTCGGTGCGAGCGACCTCGAACAGGATATCTACGCGTACACGCTGGACAATCCCGGATTTCTAACCGCCCACACGCGGCCGCTCGGTCCCCACGACGCGTTCGACGGCACCGTCGAATCCGGCTCGACAGTCGACTTCGAGACGCTGCTGGAAGCCGACCCGGATGTGATGCTGTTCCTCGGCGGAATGCAGCCGGGGACGAGTATGCCCGACCTCCGGTCGACGCTCGAATCACACCCCGTCGGGTCCGAAATCACGGCTGTGAAAAACGGCCGTCTCCACCCTCAAGGAGCGCGCTATCAGGGCCCTATCCTAAATCTATTCCAGCTCGAGATGACGGCCAAACAGCTGTATCCGGAGCAGTTCGGTACCTGGCCGACCTACGAAGACGGTCCGTACCCTGAAATCCCCGAAGACGAGCAGTTGTTCGACCGCCAGCGAGTCGCGGACGTTATCAACGGAAACGTCGGCGATGAGTGA
- a CDS encoding low molecular weight phosphatase family protein — MSDASVRFGFVCVQNAGRSQMSAAFAERERRRRNLEKRVEILTGGTMPADEVHPEVVEAMQELDIDLSSRVPQEVSDEELNECDVVATMGCSTLELDADVEVRDWDLDDPHGQDVERVREIRDEIEDRVTALFDEYFPNESTTDD, encoded by the coding sequence ATGAGCGACGCCTCGGTACGGTTCGGGTTTGTGTGCGTGCAGAACGCCGGTCGAAGTCAGATGTCGGCCGCCTTCGCGGAGCGAGAACGGCGACGACGCAACCTCGAAAAACGCGTCGAAATCCTCACCGGCGGGACGATGCCGGCCGACGAGGTCCACCCGGAAGTCGTCGAGGCGATGCAGGAACTGGATATCGACCTGTCGAGTCGCGTCCCTCAGGAAGTCTCCGACGAGGAACTCAACGAGTGCGACGTTGTCGCCACGATGGGCTGTTCGACGCTCGAACTCGACGCAGACGTCGAAGTTCGAGACTGGGATCTCGATGACCCGCACGGTCAGGACGTCGAACGCGTCCGCGAGATTCGAGACGAAATCGAAGACAGAGTCACCGCGCTCTTCGACGAGTACTTCCCGAACGAATCGACGACCGACGATTGA